Proteins encoded together in one Falco biarmicus isolate bFalBia1 chromosome 4, bFalBia1.pri, whole genome shotgun sequence window:
- the ASB4 gene encoding ankyrin repeat and SOCS box protein 4: MDLEETYKEGENTKGKITRAAAAKVVKKAFFEALKSNDFETLEELLSQKKIDVDTVFEVEDENLILASYKQGYWLPSYKLKISWATGLHLAVMYGHLESLSVLLNHKATINCRPNGKAAIHIACEMANVECLKILCNHGAKLNCFSMSGQAPLHFCTTRTSVPCAQQLVWRGANVNLKTNNQDEETPLHIVARLGIPELVAFYVEQGAHIDALNAYMETPLACAVYWALHYKDQIYSPDHHLICRMLLDYKAEVNTRDEDFKSPLHKAAWNCDHILLHMLLEAGAEANIMDVNGCAPLQYIIKVTSVRPAAQPDICYQLLLNHGAARIYPLQFHKVLQACHSHPRAVEVVVNTYEHIKSTSKWKAAIPDDAFERHQDFYDSLFTVCSNSPRSLMHLCRCAIRAILSERCHRGVPLLSIPLSMKKYLLLEPEGIIY, translated from the exons ATGGATCTGGAGGAGACATACAAAGAGGGAGAGAATACAAAGGGGAAAATTACTcgagctgcagctgcaaaggtggtgaaaaaggctttttttgaaGCCCTGAAGTCCAATGACTTTGAAACACTGGAAGAGCTCTTGAGCCAAAAGAAAATAGACGTGGACACCGTGTTTGAAGTGGAAGATGAAAACCTGATTCTGGCATCCTACAAACAAG GGTACTGGCTGCCTAgctacaaattaaaaatatcctgGGCAACTGGACTTCATCTTGCTGTTATGTATGGACATCTGGAAAGTCTTTCGGTCCTCCTCAATCACAAAGCTACCATCAACTGCCGGCCAAATGGAAAAGCTGCAATCCACATCGCGTGTGAAATGGCAAATGTTGAATGTCTCAAGATCCTTTGCAACCACGGAGCTAAGTTGAACTGCTTTTCAATGAGTGGGCAGGCACCCTTGCACTTCTGTACGACACGAACCTCTGTGCCTTGCGCCCAGCAGCTGGTTTGGAGAG GAGCGAATGTGAacctaaaaacaaacaaccaagaTGAGGAGACCCCTCTGCACATCGTTGCGCGTTTGGGTATCCCGGAGCTCGTGGCCTTTTACGTGGAACAAGGGGCACACATCGATGCTCTCAATGCCTACATGGAGACTCCCCTGGCCTGCGCAGTCTATTGGGCTCTTCACTATAAGGATCAGATATATAGCCCGGATCACCACCTCATCTGTCGGATGCTCTTAGACTACAAAGCTGAAGTGAACACACGTGATGAGGATTTCAAATCCCCACTTCACAAAGCTGCCTGGAACTGTGATCACATCCTGCTGCATatgctgctggaggcaggagcagaagcAAACATCATGGATGTCAATGGCTGTGCACCCCTGCAGTATATCATAAAAGTGACATCTGTGCGGCCAGCTGCCCAGCCTGACATCTGctaccagctgctgctgaatcaTGGAGCAGCTAGGATATATCCTCTGCAATTCCACAAG GTGCTACAAGCCTGCCATTCCCACCCCAGAGCTGTCGAAGTTGTCGTCAATACCTACGAACATATCAAATCAACATCTAAGTGGAAAGCAGCCATACCTGATGATGCCTTTGAG CGGCACCAGGATTTCTATGACTCGTTGTTCACTGTGTGCAGCAATTCACCACGGTCACTCATGCATTTATGCAGATGTGCTATTCGGGCAATACTGTCAGAAAGGTGCCACAGAGGAGTCCCCTTGCTCTCCATCCCCCTGTCCATGAAGAAGTACTTGCTGCTGGAACCAGAAGGAATCATCTACTGA